CACCTGGTGAACCTGGCCTGGAACGGCCTGTCGCACCTGGAGGCGAAGCCGGGACTGATCACGGTCCGCAAGCCGGGCTGAGCTGGGGTTCAGCGGTGGGTCTCGGCGATGGGGTGTTCGCGGCGGCGTCGTTCCTCCTCGGCGTGCTCCGGCGGGCCGACCTTGTCGTAGAGGCCGGTGGCGAGCAGGATCAGCCCGAACACCAGTGACACGATGACGGTGGACATCGAGAAGTTGAGGAAGTTCGCCGACGTCTGGAGCACGGACATCATGAGGATGGCGGTGACCAGGAAGACCGCCCCGGCGGTCAGGTCCATGTAGTGGCCGAGGTTGCCGCGCCGGGACGCTCCGATCATCAGCACGATGCCGAACACCACGGAGACCAGCGAGAAGGCCAGGTTGGTACGGAGTCCGAGCGCGTAGGTGCCGGAGCGGGAGAAGAGCGGGTCGCCCCAGGTCACGGCCACCCCGTACACGCCGAAGACCAGGATGTAGAGCCCGATGAGCCCGGAGAGGACCCGGTAGAGCGGGCGCGCGGGATGGTTCACCGGAAAGTGCGCCATGAGCTCCTCCAGCCAAGTGACCGATTTCGCCACATTGTCCCGCGCTCGAAGAGACCCTGTCCCGAGAAACGCCGAAGGCCCGGCACGAGCCGGGCCTTCGGCAGGACGGGTCGGGCTCCGGCGAAACCCCCGAGCGCAACCAGATAGGACCAGCTCAGAGGACGAGCCGAGCCTTCTCCCAGGCCTCCTGCTCCTCGTCGGTGCCGACCTTGCCGTACATGCCGACCATCAGCAGGACCAGGGAGAGGCCGA
The window above is part of the Micromonospora inositola genome. Proteins encoded here:
- a CDS encoding DUF4383 domain-containing protein, giving the protein MAHFPVNHPARPLYRVLSGLIGLYILVFGVYGVAVTWGDPLFSRSGTYALGLRTNLAFSLVSVVFGIVLMIGASRRGNLGHYMDLTAGAVFLVTAILMMSVLQTSANFLNFSMSTVIVSLVFGLILLATGLYDKVGPPEHAEEERRRREHPIAETHR